From the genome of Anopheles funestus chromosome 2RL, idAnoFuneDA-416_04, whole genome shotgun sequence:
tgtttttctcgTTTAGATGCGCGACGCCAACGTTCCGATCATCTGGGTGCTGGGTGGACCAGGCTGTGGTAAGGGTACCCAGTGTGCCAAGATCGTGTCGAAGTACAACTTTTCGCACTTCAGTACCGGTGATCTGTTGCGCGACGAGGTCGCTTCCGGTTCGGAAAAAGGTAAGGAGCTGCAGGACATGATGAAGCAGGGTATTCTGGTGCCAAATGAGACCGTGCTGAAGCTGTTGGAAGCGGCCATGGTGAAAGCGTTGAATGGTACCGTTGGATACCTGATCGATGGGTGAGTAAGATCGTTTGCCGTAAGACGTGGTGGAATACTTATCAAGATGATACGCATATTCCTTCTAGCTATCCTCGGGAACCTGCCCAAGGACCAGAGTTCGAGAAGTTTATCGCTCCGGTAGATATCATCCTGTACTTCGAGTGTTCGAATGTAAGTACTTAATAACTGAACCATCATCCCCAAAAGCTTACCTTCCTAGTCTTTGTGGATCAGAAAAGCGGTCGTTATGATCCAAAAGATCGCACCATCATACACGTACTGTACGTAGTTGTCCATGTACGGGTCGAGTATGTACTTCATCTTGTAGTGCACTCCCTGCAGCTGTTTTTCCACTATGGAACAGAAACACACGATCCGATAGCGGGGCAGATTAAGATTGCGCAATCGATCCTTTACCGCTTTCGCTATTGATTGACTCATTTCCAGATTCTTCTCAGGTTCGTACACCCACGTCAGCAGATCACCGTCTTCATTACGAATGACGAACTGTTGCTTCACCACGCGAGCAATCATTGCTTTAATCTTGCGGATGTTATAGTTCGGCGCAAAGATTTCATCGTCCAACTCTTCCCGGTTGATCAGACTGTTGAGATCCTTAGATACATCTTTGTACTTGTTCTTTCGATTTCCCAGTGCGGCCGTAAGCGTGTCGGAAAAGCGCATCGGTGCTTGCTTGTTGTTTGGTTGACCTCTTTTAAGAAGAATTACTTGTAAAAGAaatttcttcctcttttgCCAGAATAACTTACTGTTTGGAGCCTATTTTCATGCCTCCCCAAGTAGTCATCGTGCTGGTTTGGGTTGATTTGGTCTCTCAATGTTGGTACGAAACTGGGAACTCACTAATGCTAGCACTTTGCAGCTTTTCGTGCATGTACTGAAATGATACTGACACTGCACATGCACTAGTTCTGCATCGGAACCTTAGCTTAGCTCTGAGCTGCATTCAAGGACCTTATGGTTTCGATcgattgcaaaaagaaaaactaaaaattgCAATTAACGTCATGACAGGTGGATGTCGATGCTTCAATGGTTTGAAAGGACGTACTCGCTTGTGTTCGAAATGTACTGCTCAAGCAACCTAGCCTCCAAGCTTGTGAAACGTGTCCATTCAAAATACAATGTTATGTAGAATTTTCGTTTATAATACGTTTGTGTTGCACTTCGTTCTAATTTTcgtttgcaatgtttttttttgacttcCCTTTGACAGGAAACATTGGTGGCACGTATCATGAAGCGAGCCGCTGAATCGGCCACGGTTCGTGCGGATGATAACGAGGATACTCTGAAGACTCGCATTGCCACCTTCCGGGAAAATACGGAAAAAATTCTCGTGCAGTATCCAACACAGCTGCGAAGGGTAAGTATTTTGGTGACGAAAGTCTGGAACAtacaaaattttcatcaaattcaaattcccATTCAGATCAATGCCGAACGTGCACCGGAAGAAATTTTCGCCGATGTGGAAAAATCCATCGACGAGCTGCTCGCGCTCAAGGGCAAGAAGTAAGCTGTCCAGCACCATGTGAAaggtttcgtttgctttatcAGCGCAAGCAATCCAGCATCCATGCACAATCATTCGTCTGTTCACGTGCGACTGTCCGGATGGAGGAGCCACCTCTACGATGGGGCAcgttttgttggggtgtaCACTATGCCGCACAACAATAAGTAAGGCTATCTCGAAACGTATCAACGGTAGCAGACGGAGAGGAGGTAGAATGaggagaaaacaaacataatacGCTTATCAATTTCAATAATAGCTGTAAGACGGTAGACAAAAAATTTTAGCGAATGTGTGCATGTTCGATGGACCGAATTCGGCATAGAGTGAAgccggtgttgttttttttttagcgtaGTACAAGCAATCAATCACCGTTTGTCGTTTTTACTGTCGTTTTATCAACTATATCAACTAGCAAACTGCTCAGTTGTTCTGCATATATAGCTGAAGCTAGCTCAAGCCAAAGAATGCGTTCTACAGTGTTTGTCGATTTGTCGTTTCGCTTGCGAGCCGGGAACAAATGTTCTAATAAATAAGATTCTATAAAGCAATATGCCCGAACCACGGACGTTCTTCTTATTCGTGCGGTCTCACTCATCGTTGCGTTACTCGACGAGATggtgcaattttattgtttggaCGTTTGACGTGGCATTTGCGTTTCAGCTTGGGTTGGTACAGCGCTGGCCCCGAGGTATGTAACTCACAGATATACGGCAGTGTTCGGTTGCAGTTATAAGTCTTCCAGGAACCTTCGTCAGTTAGTGCCACACAGCTGGGAGGATGTCGGTTACGGCTGGCGATATAAAGGAGATAGAAAAATAAGCCATCAAATCAAGCCAGGAAGTACCCCTACTGATGGGTAACTTACTCCGGATGTCCAGGAGCCCAAGCTCGAAAGATGAAACAATCCAGACGCTCATCGGCAGAGGTGAAAAATCGATTCTTTAACGTCTCGTTCAATCCCACGTAGTATACG
Proteins encoded in this window:
- the LOC125763577 gene encoding adenylate kinase isoenzyme 1 isoform X2; the encoded protein is MMRDANVPIIWVLGGPGCGKGTQCAKIVSKYNFSHFSTGDLLRDEVASGSEKGKELQDMMKQGILVPNETVLKLLEAAMVKALNGTVGYLIDGYPREPAQGPEFEKFIAPVDIILYFECSNETLVARIMKRAAESATVRADDNEDTLKTRIATFRENTEKILVQYPTQLRRINAERAPEEIFADVEKSIDELLALKGKK
- the LOC125763577 gene encoding adenylate kinase isoenzyme 1 isoform X1; this translates as MLFMCHQMALEQESKAKEKANASNPSSGSSSPAVQVPNAGGSSYGHMRDANVPIIWVLGGPGCGKGTQCAKIVSKYNFSHFSTGDLLRDEVASGSEKGKELQDMMKQGILVPNETVLKLLEAAMVKALNGTVGYLIDGYPREPAQGPEFEKFIAPVDIILYFECSNETLVARIMKRAAESATVRADDNEDTLKTRIATFRENTEKILVQYPTQLRRINAERAPEEIFADVEKSIDELLALKGKK
- the LOC125763601 gene encoding uncharacterized protein LOC125763601, which encodes MTTWGGMKIGSKQGQPNNKQAPMRFSDTLTAALGNRKNKYKDVSKDLNSLINREELDDEIFAPNYNIRKIKAMIARVVKQQFVIRNEDGDLLTWVYEPEKNLEMSQSIAKAVKDRLRNLNLPRYRIVCFCSIVEKQLQGVHYKMKYILDPYMDNYVQYVYDGAIFWIITTAFLIHKD